In one Massilia endophytica genomic region, the following are encoded:
- a CDS encoding SRPBCC family protein: MHRTIEHGAVNYRIREQVAAPPPAVWAVLADVAAWPEWTPTMGQVSFLDEPRLAIGTCVRIRQPRLPTAVWVVSALEQGRSFAWRTGGLGVVAHAHHAVEALPDASGGMHSLVTLSVELRGPFAKFMNRLIGRLNEDYLKLEMAGLQKRCAAA; the protein is encoded by the coding sequence GTGCATAGAACCATAGAACACGGGGCGGTGAATTACCGCATCCGGGAGCAGGTGGCTGCGCCGCCGCCCGCCGTGTGGGCCGTGCTGGCCGACGTCGCCGCCTGGCCGGAGTGGACACCCACCATGGGCCAAGTCAGTTTTCTGGACGAGCCCAGGCTTGCCATCGGCACTTGCGTGCGCATCCGGCAGCCGCGCCTTCCCACTGCCGTATGGGTGGTTTCGGCCCTCGAGCAGGGGCGCAGCTTCGCGTGGCGTACCGGAGGCCTTGGGGTGGTGGCTCATGCGCACCATGCCGTGGAGGCGCTGCCGGATGCCTCGGGCGGCATGCATTCGCTGGTGACGCTATCGGTCGAGCTGCGCGGCCCTTTTGCGAAGTTCATGAATCGCCTGATCGGCCGCCTCAACGAGGATTACCTGAAGCTGGAGATGGCCGGGCTTCAGAAGCGCTGCGCCGCTGCCTGA
- the rpsU gene encoding 30S ribosomal protein S21 — MTTIRLKENEPFEVAMRRFKRTIEKTGLLTELRAREFYEKPTAERKRKLAAAVKRHYKRIRSQQLPKKLY; from the coding sequence ATGACCACTATTCGCCTTAAAGAAAACGAGCCGTTCGAAGTCGCTATGCGCCGCTTCAAGCGCACGATCGAAAAAACGGGTCTGCTGACCGAACTGCGCGCTCGCGAGTTCTACGAAAAGCCAACCGCAGAGCGCAAGCGCAAGCTGGCCGCTGCCGTGAAGCGTCACTACAAGCGCATCCGCAGCCAGCAGCTGCCGAAGAAGCTGTACTAA
- a CDS encoding DUF3016 domain-containing protein, with amino-acid sequence MKKLICTLGLLALAAVGSAAAAVTVTFAAPEKMTDVPRYPPDREWMETQLREHLGKLAEKLPAGQELTVEFLDIDMAGDVFPRVAVRDVRVMKGDVDWPRMHLRYAITRDGKVISQGESKISDSNYLMSGNRYDGEMYRYEMELLDDWFKKEVLKKTR; translated from the coding sequence ATGAAAAAGCTTATTTGTACGCTCGGCTTGCTGGCGCTTGCGGCTGTGGGCAGCGCGGCAGCCGCCGTGACCGTGACCTTCGCCGCCCCGGAGAAAATGACCGACGTCCCACGCTATCCACCGGACCGGGAATGGATGGAAACCCAGCTCCGCGAGCACCTCGGCAAGCTGGCCGAGAAGCTCCCTGCAGGCCAGGAGCTCACGGTGGAATTCCTCGATATCGACATGGCGGGGGATGTATTCCCGCGCGTGGCGGTACGCGATGTCCGCGTGATGAAGGGCGACGTAGACTGGCCCCGCATGCACCTGCGCTACGCCATCACGCGGGATGGGAAGGTAATCAGCCAGGGTGAAAGCAAGATATCCGACTCGAACTACCTGATGAGTGGGAACCGGTACGACGGCGAGATGTACCGTTACGAGATGGAGTTGCTCGATGACTGGTTCAAGAAGGAAGTGCTGAAGAAAACCCGCTAA
- a CDS encoding BaiN/RdsA family NAD(P)/FAD-dependent oxidoreductase, translating to MAKVFDVAVVGAGAAGMMCAATAAQRGKRVVLIDHAEKLAEKIRISGGGRCNFTNINAGPANFLSENPHFAKSALSRYTPQDFLALVRKHRIAYHEKHKGQLFCDDSAEQIINMLKAECAAGDVHWRMPSKVESVAQTEQGFLLATDSGDLAATALVIATGGLSIPKIGATDFGYRIAKQFGLKLVEPRPALVPLTFDEASWAPFVPLAGISLEVDVETGSLKGRNPTGARFREDLLFTHRGLSGPAILQISSFWQPGTPITLNLLPEMDVAQALIEGKSTIRKHLGNVLSQWLPARLAEGLLLAHGFNADARLADMPDAQLRKLGQALNQWTITPNGSEGYRKAEVTRGGVDTRELSQQSMMANRVPGLYFIGETVDVTGWLGGYNFQWAWASGVAAGLAI from the coding sequence ATGGCGAAAGTGTTTGATGTGGCAGTGGTAGGCGCGGGCGCGGCGGGGATGATGTGCGCGGCCACCGCAGCACAGCGCGGCAAGCGCGTGGTGCTCATCGACCACGCCGAGAAGCTCGCCGAGAAGATCCGCATCTCCGGCGGCGGCCGCTGCAATTTCACGAATATCAACGCCGGGCCCGCCAATTTTCTGTCGGAGAATCCCCATTTCGCCAAGAGCGCCCTGTCGCGCTATACCCCGCAGGATTTCCTCGCCCTCGTGCGCAAGCACCGCATCGCTTACCACGAGAAGCACAAGGGCCAGCTGTTCTGCGACGATTCCGCCGAGCAGATCATCAATATGCTCAAGGCGGAGTGCGCCGCTGGCGATGTGCATTGGCGTATGCCGTCCAAGGTGGAGAGCGTTGCGCAGACGGAGCAGGGCTTCCTGCTCGCGACGGATTCGGGCGATCTCGCCGCCACCGCCCTCGTGATCGCCACCGGCGGCCTGTCCATCCCGAAGATCGGCGCCACCGATTTCGGCTACCGCATCGCCAAACAGTTCGGCCTGAAGCTGGTTGAGCCGCGCCCGGCCCTCGTGCCGCTGACCTTCGACGAGGCGTCCTGGGCGCCCTTTGTCCCCCTGGCGGGGATTTCGCTGGAGGTGGACGTGGAAACCGGTTCGCTCAAGGGCCGCAACCCCACCGGCGCCCGCTTCCGCGAGGATCTGCTCTTCACCCATCGCGGCCTGTCCGGTCCCGCCATCCTGCAGATTTCGAGCTTCTGGCAGCCGGGCACGCCAATCACCCTCAACCTGCTGCCGGAAATGGATGTGGCCCAGGCCCTGATCGAGGGCAAGTCCACCATCAGGAAGCACCTGGGCAATGTGCTGTCCCAGTGGCTGCCCGCCCGCCTGGCCGAAGGCCTGCTGCTGGCGCATGGCTTCAATGCCGACGCCCGCCTGGCCGACATGCCGGACGCCCAGCTGCGCAAGCTGGGCCAGGCCCTGAACCAGTGGACCATCACGCCCAACGGCTCGGAAGGCTACCGCAAGGCGGAAGTGACCCGGGGCGGGGTGGATACCAGGGAGCTGTCCCAGCAGTCGATGATGGCGAACAGGGTGCCCGGCCTCTACTTCATCGGCGAGACCGTGGACGTGACCGGCTGGCTGGGCGGCTACAACTTCCAGTGGGCCTGGGCTTCGGGGGTAGCGGCCGGGCTGGCAATCTGA
- a CDS encoding NAD(P)-dependent oxidoreductase, protein MVMQKIAVIGLGQMGTTLARLLLQAGMTVHVWNRTPGRADALAAAGAVVAAQASEAIQPADIVVMSVHDDAAAAQVLAAEGVSAALRDKTLVQLTTTSPEEARKAAEGIAALGGGYVAGALQVAPDQMGMPDTTILVSGAADHYDRVRSVLAVFGGNAVYLGEDPGAASTMDLATLSYIYGAAAGFFQGMALAEREGLDLRAYGDITQAVAPSFGAFLRHEAEAVAANDFSITQSPLSISVDATRRIEHAMRAKGLNAELPAQIAKLLRQAEEAGYAREEFAAVVKVLRQG, encoded by the coding sequence ATCGTCATGCAAAAAATTGCCGTCATTGGTCTGGGCCAGATGGGGACCACGCTTGCCCGCCTGCTGCTGCAAGCGGGAATGACCGTGCACGTATGGAACCGCACGCCGGGCCGGGCCGATGCCCTTGCCGCAGCAGGCGCGGTGGTTGCGGCGCAGGCATCGGAGGCCATCCAGCCCGCCGACATCGTCGTGATGAGCGTCCACGACGACGCCGCTGCGGCGCAGGTGCTGGCGGCGGAAGGTGTATCCGCCGCGCTGCGGGACAAGACCCTGGTGCAACTGACCACCACCAGCCCAGAGGAAGCGCGCAAGGCCGCCGAGGGTATCGCTGCACTCGGTGGCGGCTATGTCGCCGGCGCGCTCCAGGTGGCGCCGGACCAGATGGGGATGCCGGACACGACGATCCTCGTCTCCGGCGCGGCGGATCACTACGACCGCGTACGCAGTGTGCTCGCCGTCTTTGGCGGCAATGCCGTGTATCTCGGCGAAGATCCGGGCGCCGCATCCACTATGGATCTTGCAACCCTGAGCTACATCTACGGTGCGGCCGCGGGCTTCTTCCAGGGCATGGCGCTGGCGGAGCGCGAAGGGCTGGACCTGCGGGCCTATGGGGACATCACGCAGGCCGTGGCGCCGTCCTTCGGCGCCTTCCTGCGGCATGAAGCAGAGGCTGTCGCCGCCAACGACTTCTCCATCACGCAGAGCCCCTTGTCAATCTCAGTGGATGCAACGCGCCGCATCGAGCATGCGATGCGCGCGAAGGGCCTGAACGCAGAGCTGCCCGCCCAGATCGCGAAGTTATTGCGCCAAGCGGAAGAAGCGGGATACGCGCGCGAAGAGTTCGCGGCCGTGGTGAAGGTGCTGCGGCAGGGGTGA
- a CDS encoding GatB/YqeY domain-containing protein has protein sequence MSLKAQISDDMKAAMRAKDTLKLGTIRLLQSEIKNREVDERIELDDTRVVGIIEKMIKQRKDSISQYEAAGRQDLAEQEKAEMAVLQAYMPAQLSEEEVAAELKAIVAEAGATGPQDMGKVMGLAKAKLSGRADMTVVSAMVKKALTQG, from the coding sequence ATGAGCCTGAAAGCCCAGATTTCCGATGACATGAAAGCCGCCATGCGCGCCAAGGACACCCTGAAGCTGGGCACCATCCGCCTGCTGCAGTCCGAGATCAAGAACCGGGAAGTGGACGAGCGCATCGAGCTGGACGATACCCGCGTGGTGGGCATCATCGAAAAGATGATCAAGCAGCGCAAGGATTCGATCTCCCAATACGAAGCCGCCGGCCGCCAGGACCTGGCGGAGCAGGAAAAGGCCGAAATGGCCGTGCTGCAGGCCTATATGCCCGCCCAGCTCTCCGAGGAGGAAGTGGCCGCCGAACTGAAGGCCATCGTCGCCGAAGCAGGCGCCACCGGCCCGCAGGACATGGGCAAGGTCATGGGCCTGGCGAAGGCGAAGCTGAGCGGCCGCGCCGACATGACCGTGGTGTCCGCCATGGTGAAGAAGGCCCTGACCCAGGGTTGA
- a CDS encoding dihydrofolate reductase family protein, which translates to MRTLKYSINVTLDGCCDHNAMIADEELHRRAAESIAQADALLFGRATYEMMESAWRPRDGVFPDWMDDWMIPFARTIDGAKKYVVSSTLPQVDWNAELLRGDLEQSVRRLKEEPGKSLFVGGVTLPQALAELGLIDEYEFVVHPRIAGHGRTLFAGLTKYVDLKLVDRIEYGSGAVALRYEPKR; encoded by the coding sequence ATGCGCACTCTCAAATATTCGATCAACGTCACCCTGGACGGATGCTGCGACCACAATGCCATGATTGCGGACGAGGAGCTGCACCGCCGCGCCGCCGAGAGCATCGCGCAGGCGGACGCCCTTCTCTTCGGCCGGGCGACCTATGAAATGATGGAGAGCGCATGGCGCCCGCGTGACGGCGTGTTCCCTGATTGGATGGACGACTGGATGATACCTTTCGCCCGCACCATCGACGGCGCGAAGAAGTATGTGGTGTCGAGCACTCTGCCGCAGGTGGACTGGAACGCCGAGCTTCTGCGTGGCGACCTGGAGCAGTCGGTCCGGCGGCTCAAGGAGGAGCCGGGCAAGAGCCTGTTCGTGGGCGGCGTCACGCTCCCGCAGGCCCTGGCGGAACTGGGCTTGATCGACGAATACGAATTCGTCGTGCATCCCCGGATCGCCGGCCACGGCCGGACCCTGTTCGCAGGCCTGACGAAGTATGTCGACCTCAAGCTCGTAGACAGGATCGAATACGGCTCTGGCGCTGTGGCCTTACGCTATGAGCCGAAGAGGTAG
- a CDS encoding winged helix-turn-helix transcriptional regulator: MEQPFNCGIGPAFEVIGGKWKAVILYELHERPVRTGELRRLLGGITEKMLIQQLREMEADGLVTRVAYPEVPPRVEYSLTSLGAELNKALGPIADWGTRYAKLRPAR; encoded by the coding sequence ATGGAACAGCCTTTCAATTGCGGAATCGGCCCCGCCTTCGAAGTCATCGGCGGCAAGTGGAAGGCCGTGATCCTGTACGAGCTGCATGAGCGGCCCGTGCGCACGGGCGAACTGCGCCGCCTGCTGGGCGGCATCACGGAGAAGATGCTGATCCAGCAGTTGCGGGAAATGGAGGCGGATGGCCTGGTAACGCGGGTCGCGTATCCGGAAGTGCCGCCGCGCGTCGAGTATTCGCTCACGTCCCTCGGCGCTGAACTCAACAAGGCGTTGGGGCCGATTGCCGATTGGGGCACGCGCTACGCCAAGCTGCGGCCAGCCCGCTGA
- the rpoD gene encoding RNA polymerase sigma factor RpoD: MPAKKPETKAAAKPSKVTAKAAKTADKTETRAKAPPAVSQTTDAAALAAIDTSGYVLPTVKVPGRRGRKPKEFQPENDEVAALNAVERAELKAVDKAKAKDRKAKEKALLKDAFSSDTEATEEELERRRQKLKTLIKFGKERGFLTYAEINDHLPDNIVDPEAIEGIIGTFNDMGIAVYEHAPDAETLLLSDNVATVTSDDEAEAAAEAALSTVDSDFGRTTDPVRMYMREMGSVELLTREGEIEIAKRIEDGLKDMIQAISACPVTIAEIIAMSDRIRLDEIKIDEVVDGLVNEDEDASAQVGSDEEEEDEDAEEEDEEEEEEASPSGAAAGYSAEQLEAMKQESLEKFDSIADQFDRMRRAFEKDGYNSKAYVKAQECISQELLGIRFTAKVVEKLCDTLRGQVDEVRHIEKQILDVAVNKCGMPRAHFIKVFPGNETNLEWVDGEVAAGHAYSAILGRNIPTIKELQQRLIDLQARVVLPLPDLRNINRQMAAGEMKARKAKREMTEANLRLVISIAKKYTNRGLQFLDLIQEGNIGLMKAVDKFEYRRGYKFSTYATWWIRQAITRSIADQARTIRIPVHMIETINKMNRISRQILQETGAEPDPATLAIKMEMPEDKIRKIMKIAKEPISMETPIGDDDDSHLGDFIEDNNTLAPSDAALHASMRGVVKDVLDSLTPREAKVLRMRFGIEMSTDHTLEEVGKQFDVTRERIRQIEAKALRKLRHPSRSDKLKSFLEGN, from the coding sequence GTGCCAGCAAAGAAACCTGAAACCAAAGCGGCTGCAAAGCCCAGCAAAGTGACCGCCAAGGCCGCCAAGACGGCCGATAAAACGGAGACCCGCGCCAAGGCGCCGCCGGCGGTCAGCCAGACCACGGATGCGGCGGCGCTGGCCGCCATCGACACTTCGGGCTACGTGCTCCCCACCGTCAAGGTGCCGGGACGGCGCGGCCGCAAGCCGAAGGAATTCCAGCCGGAGAACGACGAAGTCGCCGCGCTGAATGCCGTCGAGCGCGCCGAGCTGAAAGCCGTGGACAAGGCCAAGGCCAAGGACCGCAAGGCCAAGGAAAAGGCCCTGCTCAAGGACGCCTTCTCTTCCGACACGGAAGCGACGGAAGAGGAACTGGAACGCCGCCGCCAGAAGCTCAAGACGCTGATCAAGTTCGGCAAGGAGCGCGGCTTCCTCACCTACGCCGAGATCAACGACCACCTGCCGGACAATATCGTCGATCCGGAGGCGATCGAAGGCATTATCGGCACCTTCAACGACATGGGGATCGCCGTGTACGAGCACGCGCCCGATGCCGAGACCCTGCTGCTGTCCGACAACGTCGCCACCGTGACCAGCGACGACGAGGCGGAAGCGGCCGCCGAAGCGGCACTCTCCACCGTCGACTCCGATTTCGGCCGCACCACCGACCCCGTGCGCATGTACATGCGCGAAATGGGCTCGGTCGAGCTGCTGACCCGCGAAGGCGAGATCGAGATCGCCAAGCGCATCGAGGACGGCCTGAAGGACATGATCCAGGCCATCTCCGCCTGCCCGGTGACGATTGCCGAAATCATCGCCATGTCCGACCGCATCCGCCTGGACGAGATCAAGATCGACGAGGTGGTGGACGGCCTGGTGAACGAGGATGAAGACGCCTCGGCCCAGGTGGGCTCGGACGAAGAGGAAGAGGACGAGGACGCCGAGGAAGAGGACGAAGAGGAAGAAGAGGAAGCCAGCCCTTCGGGCGCCGCCGCCGGCTATTCAGCCGAGCAGCTGGAAGCGATGAAGCAGGAATCCCTCGAAAAATTCGACAGCATCGCCGACCAGTTCGACCGCATGCGCCGCGCCTTCGAGAAGGACGGCTACAACTCCAAGGCCTATGTGAAGGCCCAGGAATGCATCTCGCAGGAGCTGCTGGGCATCCGCTTCACGGCCAAGGTGGTCGAGAAGCTGTGCGACACCCTGCGCGGCCAGGTGGACGAAGTGCGCCACATCGAGAAGCAGATCCTGGACGTGGCGGTGAACAAGTGCGGCATGCCGCGCGCCCATTTCATCAAGGTCTTCCCGGGCAACGAAACGAACCTGGAATGGGTGGACGGCGAAGTGGCCGCGGGCCATGCTTACAGCGCCATCCTGGGCCGCAACATCCCGACCATCAAGGAACTGCAGCAGCGCCTGATCGACCTGCAGGCGCGCGTGGTGCTGCCGCTGCCGGACCTGCGTAACATCAACCGCCAGATGGCGGCCGGTGAAATGAAGGCGCGCAAGGCCAAGCGCGAAATGACCGAGGCCAACCTGCGTCTGGTGATCTCGATTGCGAAGAAGTACACCAACCGCGGCCTGCAGTTCCTGGACCTGATCCAGGAAGGCAACATCGGCCTGATGAAGGCGGTGGACAAGTTCGAATACCGCCGCGGCTACAAGTTCTCCACGTATGCCACGTGGTGGATCCGCCAGGCCATCACCCGCTCCATCGCGGACCAAGCGCGCACCATCCGTATTCCGGTGCACATGATCGAGACCATCAACAAGATGAACCGCATCTCGCGCCAGATCCTGCAGGAAACGGGCGCGGAACCGGATCCGGCCACGCTTGCCATCAAGATGGAAATGCCGGAAGACAAGATTCGCAAGATCATGAAGATCGCGAAGGAGCCGATCTCGATGGAAACGCCGATCGGCGACGACGACGATTCGCATCTGGGCGACTTCATCGAGGACAACAACACCCTGGCGCCGTCCGACGCGGCCCTGCACGCCTCCATGCGCGGCGTGGTCAAGGATGTGCTGGACTCGCTGACCCCGCGCGAAGCGAAGGTGCTGCGCATGCGCTTCGGCATCGAAATGTCCACCGACCATACGCTGGAAGAGGTCGGCAAACAGTTCGACGTGACGCGCGAGCGCATTCGCCAGATCGAAGCGAAGGCCCTGCGCAAGCTGCGCCATCCTTCCCGCTCGGACAAGCTGAAGAGCTTCCTCGAAGGTAACTAA
- a CDS encoding NYN domain-containing protein has translation MPTNPKPPKRTVVYVDGYNLYYGRLRGTNFKWLDLVHLFDILLARRDQNEALDKLRLFTAPALAKFATHGAASVEAQSAYHRALKAKYGDRFEVTYGNHSYDKSGTLLPRFARGRPFDRTDRVRVWKLEEKKTDVNLALCMYRDACRGSYDRIILVSNDSDAEPALEAIRQDFPHLLIGIVVPLPPHATGAQVHRRVSGSLGKYADWTVASLHDEQLFEAQLPEMVPTKKKPIHKPSHW, from the coding sequence GTGCCGACCAATCCGAAACCGCCAAAGCGAACCGTCGTCTATGTTGACGGTTATAACCTTTACTACGGTAGGCTGCGGGGAACCAACTTCAAATGGTTAGACCTTGTCCATCTGTTTGATATCTTGCTGGCACGCCGAGATCAGAATGAGGCATTGGACAAACTAAGATTGTTCACCGCCCCGGCGCTCGCAAAGTTCGCGACACATGGGGCAGCATCCGTAGAGGCGCAGTCGGCGTACCATCGAGCATTGAAGGCAAAGTACGGCGACCGGTTCGAAGTGACCTACGGCAATCACTCATATGACAAGAGTGGCACCTTGCTTCCGAGGTTTGCGCGTGGGCGACCGTTTGACCGGACTGATCGGGTGCGGGTCTGGAAATTGGAGGAAAAGAAGACTGACGTAAATCTTGCGCTTTGCATGTATCGGGATGCATGCCGGGGTTCGTATGATCGAATCATTCTGGTTTCCAATGACAGCGATGCAGAGCCAGCTTTGGAAGCAATTCGTCAGGACTTTCCCCACCTATTGATCGGAATTGTGGTACCTCTCCCTCCACATGCGACGGGGGCGCAAGTGCACCGTCGGGTAAGTGGGTCCCTTGGGAAGTACGCTGATTGGACTGTCGCCAGCCTTCATGATGAACAGTTATTCGAGGCGCAGTTACCAGAAATGGTTCCTACGAAGAAAAAGCCGATTCATAAGCCATCACATTGGTAG
- the dnaG gene encoding DNA primase: MIPQSFIADLLNRVDIVDVVGRYVQLKKGGANYQGLCPFHNEKSPSFTVSPTKQFYHCFGCGAHGTSIGFLIEYSGMGFVDAVKELAQNVGMIVPEADDKIPPAQRAAQQAQSMALSEAMSTAADYYKAELRKAPEAIAYLKKRGLTGEIAARFALGYAPGGWDNLRAVFPKYDAHALVEAGLVIDKVDEQGRHIKRYDRFRERVMFPIRNTKGQVIAFGGRIMEQGEPKYLNSPETPLFSKGSELYGLFEARQAIRDAGYVLVTEGYMDVVALAQMGFPQAVATLGTACTTTHVQKLLRQTDTVIFSFDGDRAGRKAARRALEACLPHVSDDKTIKFLFLPQEHDPDSYIREYGTEAFEQQVHEAMPLSQFLLREAAGDHDLDEPEGRARTQFDAKPMLQAMAPSALRLQIVRGLASMTQSSPAEIEALFELAKPVSVARKAPPKSKRQEPVGLELKIIRALITHPALAQDIDEDALEACLQLGQDACERLVQLVALSQALGPHATFAALVQHLKEEGGEYDALIGEIAAAPEPDVESERVWLSATIRHLKLDALKTELNQLFAAGLSSDELGVRYREITSKQNQLMREDEAARAPR; the protein is encoded by the coding sequence GTGATTCCACAGTCTTTCATTGCCGATCTGCTCAATCGCGTCGATATCGTGGACGTGGTGGGCCGCTACGTGCAGCTGAAAAAGGGCGGGGCGAACTACCAGGGGCTGTGCCCCTTCCATAACGAGAAGTCGCCCAGCTTCACGGTGAGCCCCACCAAGCAGTTCTACCACTGCTTCGGCTGCGGCGCCCACGGCACCTCCATCGGCTTCCTGATCGAATATTCCGGCATGGGCTTCGTGGATGCCGTGAAGGAGCTGGCCCAGAACGTGGGCATGATCGTGCCCGAGGCGGACGACAAGATTCCGCCCGCCCAGCGCGCCGCCCAGCAGGCCCAGTCCATGGCCCTGTCCGAGGCCATGAGCACGGCGGCCGACTACTACAAGGCCGAGCTGCGCAAGGCGCCCGAGGCCATCGCCTACCTGAAAAAGCGCGGCCTGACGGGCGAGATCGCAGCCCGCTTCGCCCTCGGCTACGCTCCCGGCGGCTGGGACAACCTGCGCGCCGTCTTCCCCAAGTACGACGCCCACGCCCTGGTCGAGGCCGGGCTGGTGATCGACAAGGTGGACGAGCAGGGCCGCCACATCAAGCGTTACGACCGCTTCCGCGAGCGTGTGATGTTTCCAATTCGCAACACCAAGGGCCAGGTGATCGCCTTCGGCGGCCGCATCATGGAACAGGGCGAGCCAAAGTACTTGAATTCCCCGGAAACGCCTTTATTTTCAAAGGGTTCCGAGCTGTACGGCCTGTTCGAGGCGCGCCAGGCGATTCGCGATGCGGGCTATGTGCTGGTGACGGAAGGGTATATGGACGTGGTGGCGCTGGCCCAGATGGGCTTCCCCCAGGCGGTGGCCACCCTCGGCACGGCCTGCACCACGACCCATGTGCAGAAACTGTTGCGCCAAACCGACACGGTGATTTTCAGTTTCGACGGCGACCGCGCCGGCCGCAAGGCCGCCCGCCGCGCCCTGGAAGCCTGCCTGCCGCATGTGTCGGACGACAAGACCATCAAGTTCCTGTTCCTGCCGCAGGAGCACGACCCGGACAGCTATATCCGCGAGTACGGCACGGAGGCCTTCGAGCAGCAGGTGCACGAGGCGATGCCGCTGTCCCAGTTCCTGCTGCGCGAGGCGGCGGGCGACCATGACCTGGACGAGCCCGAAGGCCGGGCCCGCACCCAGTTCGACGCCAAGCCCATGCTGCAGGCGATGGCCCCGTCCGCCCTGCGGCTGCAGATCGTGCGCGGCCTGGCGTCCATGACGCAGAGCTCGCCAGCTGAGATCGAGGCCCTGTTCGAGCTGGCCAAGCCGGTGTCCGTGGCGCGCAAGGCCCCGCCGAAGAGCAAACGGCAGGAGCCGGTGGGGCTGGAGCTGAAGATCATCCGGGCGCTGATTACGCACCCGGCGCTGGCCCAGGACATCGACGAGGATGCGCTGGAAGCCTGCCTCCAGCTCGGCCAGGACGCCTGCGAGCGCCTGGTGCAGCTGGTGGCCCTGTCCCAGGCCCTGGGGCCGCACGCCACCTTTGCCGCCCTGGTGCAGCACCTGAAGGAGGAGGGCGGCGAGTACGATGCACTGATCGGCGAAATCGCCGCCGCGCCGGAGCCGGATGTGGAAAGCGAGCGGGTGTGGCTGTCCGCCACCATCCGCCACCTGAAGCTGGATGCCCTGAAAACCGAGCTCAACCAGCTGTTTGCGGCGGGCCTGTCATCGGACGAACTGGGTGTGCGTTACCGGGAAATCACCTCGAAGCAGAACCAGCTGATGCGGGAGGACGAGGCGGCGAGGGCGCCGCGCTAA
- the aac(3) gene encoding aminoglycoside 3-N-acetyltransferase, with the protein MHPSDKASIVRQLELLGVERGDTVMVHASLRAVGPLANGPVTLVEAILERVGPEGNLMALVSWNESPYEETLGHEVVPEEVRERWPAFDPETAPSYPGYGALNEFIRTYPGARRSAHPDSSMVAIGRDAEWLVWPHEMGSAYGPGSPIERFLKLGGKVLSIGAGEDAVTVLHFAEALADIPGKRRVTYSMPLLHSGTREWISASDWDSNGILDEYAVEEKPDAVERIARDYLALGVHKEGLVGRARTRLIDANAIVGFGIAWLEQRHRRAL; encoded by the coding sequence ATGCACCCCTCGGACAAGGCCAGCATCGTGCGCCAGCTGGAACTACTGGGCGTGGAGCGGGGCGACACCGTCATGGTGCACGCTTCCCTTCGTGCCGTGGGCCCGTTGGCGAATGGGCCGGTGACGCTAGTTGAAGCCATTCTGGAACGGGTAGGGCCGGAGGGGAATTTGATGGCCCTCGTTTCGTGGAACGAGTCCCCATACGAGGAAACACTGGGGCATGAAGTTGTTCCCGAGGAGGTGCGTGAACGCTGGCCGGCCTTCGATCCCGAAACGGCGCCGTCCTATCCCGGCTATGGCGCGCTCAATGAGTTCATCCGCACATACCCCGGCGCGCGCAGAAGCGCTCATCCCGATTCGTCGATGGTTGCCATCGGCCGTGATGCAGAGTGGCTCGTGTGGCCTCACGAGATGGGCAGCGCCTACGGACCCGGCTCGCCTATCGAGCGCTTCCTGAAGCTTGGCGGCAAAGTCCTGTCCATCGGGGCGGGCGAAGATGCAGTCACCGTGCTGCACTTTGCGGAGGCGCTTGCGGACATTCCGGGCAAGCGCCGCGTCACGTACTCCATGCCCTTGCTCCACTCTGGCACGCGCGAATGGATAAGCGCTTCCGATTGGGATTCCAACGGCATCCTGGACGAATACGCCGTCGAGGAGAAGCCCGATGCAGTGGAGCGCATCGCCCGCGACTATCTCGCCCTGGGCGTGCACAAGGAGGGGCTGGTCGGCCGCGCCCGCACGCGGCTGATCGATGCAAACGCCATCGTCGGCTTCGGCATCGCCTGGCTCGAACAGCGTCACCGGCGCGCCCTTTAG